A genomic segment from Agrobacterium vitis encodes:
- a CDS encoding DUF4815 domain-containing protein encodes MTTNVFDTGTYPDLANVHDRSTDRPDIDRVYFGEGDFAQAADINEAFSIEEKKRSAIGDLVASDGDRLSGADIVVDVDAGTVLITQGSIYLKGAPRSVDARTLTGVAMTGDVSLGVRVVTSPLTAADDSIFYGLVSGTEGYGEEGAVRTNMAITWATATDGGEGDFYSYSMLRDGAVISQDAPPTLTGVQKQIGTYDYDAHGNYVVRGCTVAALGKTGSAQVFSVGAGVCNVQGTKVTRGSDNRLTVAEEPDVASVSLEGHTFASGGTGTVTITARRPPIAAIEDIVITRQKTVTLSKGVGGSSDALPDTGVVSIISVVQLSTTYTVDTDYIRSGDSVNWSPAGAEPATGSSYQVTYRYYDNVVPDSFTSTTIVVSGGVDGTDMFLEYSYKLPRYDRILISSDGSLSYLKGISSVANPHAPAEPEDALSLCTVQNDWYGTPVINNDATRAIGYKRLNYLQDRLSEVIDLVLIERLKSDANARSAGPTLGVFTDPLWDDSYRDFGVAQTAAVFDGSMQVAIDADVRSVRLADWGLLDYSEEVIVSQELYTACEKINPYQNFNPVPFEITIDPSTDYWTETQTVSLSAITQVFGSGNESRVRSSTVSSTTTSTVIAYLRQIDIGFEITGMGGGENLSGLTFDGLDVNPGGIVADVNGKATGTFQIPANVSAGTKKIEAVGGAGLSASATFRGEGRLETTTTQTTTVIERFSTVTVTREHESGGHNSSDPQAQSYALTEGRYITSLDVKFCAIGTRSKPVDIDFVEMENGFPTNSVFANKRIDMNSVATGGWTKAALDCPVYNPADTYLAFKLRTDDASHSIGIATLGDFDSSAQAWVTSQPYTIGDRFSGSNNESWLLHPSSDISFKMRAAVFSPITKNIAIGDFVVADVSDILIRSDVILPESSCSVVFQVKVPKVTSGVTTYTTYTVSVDQTLELDYFATGTVTITAVLSGTSKVSPLLNKDVTVIFGTMRAMGDYVGRSFTMGSGVELNVVFSGLLPNGSTVAVSADANDGTFAAASLSKAEALDDGWVEYTYKIASHAAPDGGRLKMVLTGTPAARPAIADLRAWTF; translated from the coding sequence ATGACAACCAATGTTTTCGATACCGGGACGTACCCGGATCTTGCCAATGTGCATGACCGGTCGACGGACCGACCGGACATTGACCGCGTCTATTTCGGTGAAGGTGATTTTGCGCAGGCTGCCGATATCAATGAGGCGTTTTCCATCGAGGAAAAGAAGCGCAGCGCGATTGGTGATCTGGTCGCCTCCGATGGCGACCGGCTGTCCGGTGCTGACATTGTCGTCGACGTGGATGCTGGAACGGTGTTGATCACGCAGGGCTCGATCTATCTGAAGGGTGCGCCGCGCAGCGTTGACGCCCGGACGTTGACGGGTGTTGCGATGACCGGCGATGTTTCCTTGGGTGTGCGGGTTGTGACTTCGCCCCTGACGGCGGCGGATGACAGTATTTTCTATGGTCTCGTTTCCGGCACGGAAGGCTACGGCGAAGAAGGTGCGGTGCGCACCAATATGGCGATCACCTGGGCGACGGCGACGGATGGCGGCGAGGGCGATTTCTACAGCTATTCCATGTTGCGCGACGGTGCTGTGATTTCGCAGGATGCCCCGCCGACGCTGACCGGCGTGCAAAAGCAGATCGGCACCTATGATTATGATGCCCATGGCAATTATGTGGTGCGAGGCTGCACTGTTGCGGCGCTGGGCAAGACAGGATCGGCACAGGTGTTTTCCGTGGGCGCTGGTGTCTGCAACGTGCAGGGGACGAAAGTCACCCGTGGCAGCGACAACCGCCTGACCGTGGCGGAAGAGCCCGATGTGGCATCGGTCAGCCTGGAAGGGCATACCTTTGCCAGTGGCGGCACGGGCACGGTCACCATTACCGCTCGCCGTCCGCCGATTGCGGCTATCGAGGATATCGTGATCACCCGGCAGAAGACTGTGACGCTCTCCAAGGGTGTTGGTGGTTCTTCCGATGCACTGCCCGATACCGGCGTGGTCAGCATCATCAGCGTGGTGCAGCTCTCGACCACCTATACTGTCGACACCGATTACATCCGATCCGGTGACAGCGTGAACTGGTCTCCCGCTGGCGCCGAGCCTGCCACCGGGTCGAGCTATCAGGTGACCTATCGCTATTATGACAATGTCGTGCCTGACAGCTTCACCTCGACCACCATTGTGGTCTCTGGCGGTGTCGACGGGACCGACATGTTCCTGGAATATTCCTACAAACTGCCGCGCTATGACCGCATCCTGATCTCGTCCGATGGTTCGCTATCCTATCTCAAGGGCATTTCGTCGGTCGCCAATCCGCATGCGCCCGCCGAACCGGAGGATGCCTTGTCGCTCTGCACGGTGCAGAATGATTGGTATGGCACGCCTGTTATCAACAACGATGCGACCCGTGCTATCGGATACAAGAGGCTGAACTATCTTCAGGACAGGCTTTCCGAGGTGATCGACCTTGTGCTGATCGAGCGGCTGAAATCCGACGCCAACGCCCGTTCTGCCGGGCCGACGCTGGGGGTGTTTACCGATCCTCTGTGGGATGACAGCTACCGGGATTTCGGGGTCGCCCAGACGGCGGCAGTGTTTGACGGATCGATGCAAGTGGCAATCGACGCCGATGTGCGATCCGTTCGGCTGGCCGATTGGGGGCTGCTAGATTACAGCGAGGAAGTGATTGTTTCGCAGGAGCTTTATACGGCTTGCGAAAAGATCAATCCCTATCAGAATTTCAACCCGGTCCCGTTCGAAATCACCATTGACCCGTCGACGGACTATTGGACCGAAACCCAGACGGTTTCGCTTTCGGCGATCACGCAGGTGTTCGGCTCCGGCAACGAAAGCCGCGTCCGGTCGTCTACCGTATCATCCACCACGACCAGCACGGTGATTGCCTATTTGCGCCAGATCGACATTGGTTTCGAAATCACCGGCATGGGCGGCGGCGAGAACCTGTCGGGCCTCACCTTCGACGGGCTGGACGTGAACCCGGGCGGGATCGTCGCCGATGTGAATGGCAAGGCCACCGGCACGTTCCAGATCCCCGCCAATGTCTCGGCTGGCACCAAGAAGATCGAGGCGGTTGGTGGGGCAGGGCTTTCGGCATCTGCGACCTTCCGGGGTGAAGGCCGGTTGGAAACGACCACGACGCAAACCACCACCGTCATCGAGCGGTTTTCAACAGTGACCGTGACCCGTGAACATGAAAGTGGCGGCCATAACAGTTCCGACCCGCAGGCGCAGAGCTACGCTTTGACCGAAGGGCGCTATATCACATCGCTGGATGTGAAATTCTGCGCCATCGGCACGCGCTCTAAGCCTGTTGATATCGATTTCGTGGAAATGGAAAACGGCTTTCCGACCAATTCGGTGTTTGCCAACAAGCGGATCGATATGAATTCGGTTGCCACCGGGGGCTGGACGAAGGCGGCGCTGGATTGCCCGGTTTACAATCCGGCCGATACCTATCTGGCCTTCAAGCTGCGCACGGACGATGCCAGCCATTCCATCGGGATCGCCACGCTCGGCGATTTCGATTCGAGCGCGCAGGCGTGGGTGACATCGCAGCCCTATACGATTGGCGACCGGTTTTCCGGGTCGAACAATGAAAGCTGGCTGCTGCATCCGTCCAGCGACATCAGTTTCAAGATGCGGGCCGCCGTGTTTTCGCCGATCACGAAAAACATTGCCATCGGTGATTTCGTCGTGGCTGACGTGTCCGACATTCTGATCCGCTCCGATGTCATTCTGCCGGAAAGCAGTTGTTCCGTGGTGTTTCAGGTGAAGGTGCCGAAGGTGACCAGCGGCGTCACGACCTATACGACCTACACGGTCTCTGTCGATCAGACCTTGGAGCTGGACTATTTTGCCACGGGAACCGTAACCATCACAGCTGTTTTGTCCGGCACGTCGAAGGTTTCGCCGCTGCTGAACAAGGATGTCACGGTGATTTTCGGAACCATGCGGGCAATGGGCGACTATGTCGGCCGCAGCTTCACCATGGGATCGGGCGTCGAGCTGAATGTGGTGTTTTCTGGTCTGCTGCCAAACGGGTCAACGGTGGCTGTGTCGGCCGATGCGAATGACGGCACATTTGCTGCGGCGTCCTTGTCGAAGGCCGAGGCCCTGGACGATGGCTGGGTGGAATACACCTACAAGATTGCCAGCCATGCCGCACCGGATGGTGGGCGATTGAAAATGGTGCTGACCGGAACGCCGGCGGCCCGCCCTGCCATTGCCGACCTGCGCGCCTGGACGTTTTGA
- a CDS encoding phage tail protein, with the protein MTAVIVPSNSTVLEEALAVATDPYDATLDDIDAVRGFRYQRPLNATVAPYLVQEYGLGPIADFFATAEDLIDTGRAWQRIRGTPKAVLDALRWIAYYGARLEDQVKGRRRWHLYQIAMGELPGDDEVQRLYNAWYLADLSDPARAEFFRGYFGYDVRGLAWSRHRWGGALWGDSSGTRIDGNPVKWSHGRSHSVAIEDTFYEWELFGWNDLLSAFGDGGWPGIAWSQATIPWSAAGSSTTMKAWLLLQQTAFIAFYAAGGDVIGYARVIMAAENQTDADDDLVTVAYKVRTRFGNGAGKTVAKISIIYGLELADGVKPYKPWLEPSDVIAGSGVEVGKTNFALTFFRTVRELMTVTLTINPIQIVPVHYANPALSLG; encoded by the coding sequence ATGACGGCGGTGATTGTTCCCAGCAATTCGACGGTGCTGGAAGAGGCGCTGGCCGTTGCCACCGATCCTTACGACGCCACGCTTGATGATATCGATGCGGTGCGCGGGTTTCGCTACCAGCGCCCGCTGAATGCGACTGTGGCGCCCTATCTGGTGCAGGAATACGGGCTTGGGCCGATTGCCGATTTCTTTGCGACAGCAGAAGACCTGATCGATACCGGCCGGGCCTGGCAGAGAATTCGCGGGACGCCGAAAGCCGTTCTCGATGCGCTGCGCTGGATTGCCTATTACGGCGCGCGGCTTGAAGACCAGGTGAAGGGTCGCCGCCGCTGGCATCTTTATCAGATCGCCATGGGTGAATTGCCCGGCGATGACGAGGTGCAGCGGCTCTATAATGCCTGGTATCTCGCTGATCTGTCGGACCCGGCCCGGGCGGAATTCTTCCGCGGCTACTTCGGTTATGATGTTCGGGGCCTTGCCTGGAGCCGTCATCGCTGGGGTGGGGCATTGTGGGGAGATTCATCGGGCACACGGATCGATGGCAACCCGGTCAAATGGAGCCATGGCCGCAGCCATTCGGTTGCCATCGAAGATACGTTCTACGAATGGGAATTGTTCGGCTGGAACGATCTGCTTTCGGCTTTTGGCGATGGGGGATGGCCCGGCATTGCGTGGTCGCAGGCGACAATTCCGTGGTCGGCTGCAGGATCGTCGACGACCATGAAGGCATGGCTGCTGTTACAGCAGACCGCCTTTATCGCATTTTATGCCGCTGGTGGGGATGTGATCGGCTATGCCCGGGTGATCATGGCGGCGGAAAACCAGACGGACGCAGACGATGACCTGGTGACCGTCGCCTATAAAGTCCGGACCCGATTCGGAAATGGGGCCGGGAAGACCGTGGCGAAGATCAGCATCATCTACGGGCTTGAACTGGCCGATGGCGTCAAACCTTACAAGCCCTGGCTGGAGCCGTCCGATGTGATTGCCGGATCTGGCGTCGAGGTTGGGAAAACCAATTTCGCGCTGACATTTTTCAGGACGGTGCGCGAGTTGATGACCGTGACGCTGACCATCAATCCGATCCAGATCGTGCCGGTGCATTACGCAAACCCTGCTCTGAGCCTCGGCTAA
- a CDS encoding S49 family peptidase: MSFRYGHIAQRVFNTPLLYDPRKAEAFLQGMGSRIAGDTIVIANPAGAADHVAFGNGRPLAGKVGNRLERAYQRANMLPFDMIDNIAIIPVEGSLVHKGGWVGSASGETSYQGLQAQVAAARKYAGVKGVVFEYDSYGGEVNGGFETAAAMQALSREKPTLAILTDFAYSAGYLLASQARGIVMPEFGGAGSIGVIIMHADYSQALEQDGIKVTIIRSGKKKADGNPYEPLSADVADRWQAQADQMRDKFAETVAKGRKNRITKAKALASEADVYDAKQALAMGLVDAIGDPIEAFDAFVKEVNRS; this comes from the coding sequence ATGAGTTTTCGCTATGGCCATATCGCACAGCGGGTGTTCAACACACCGTTGCTCTACGATCCGCGCAAGGCGGAAGCTTTCTTGCAGGGCATGGGCAGCCGGATCGCTGGTGATACCATCGTCATCGCCAACCCGGCGGGCGCTGCGGATCATGTTGCTTTCGGTAATGGCCGCCCACTGGCGGGCAAGGTCGGAAACCGACTGGAGCGAGCCTATCAGCGCGCCAATATGTTGCCGTTCGACATGATCGACAACATTGCGATCATCCCGGTCGAAGGCAGCCTTGTCCATAAGGGTGGGTGGGTCGGTTCGGCCTCTGGCGAGACCTCTTACCAGGGTTTGCAGGCTCAAGTCGCGGCGGCCCGTAAATATGCGGGCGTCAAAGGCGTGGTCTTCGAATATGACAGCTATGGCGGCGAGGTGAACGGCGGGTTTGAAACAGCCGCCGCCATGCAGGCGCTTTCGCGGGAAAAGCCGACCCTGGCGATCCTGACAGATTTTGCCTATTCGGCGGGGTATCTGCTGGCATCGCAGGCGCGGGGCATCGTCATGCCGGAATTTGGCGGGGCGGGGTCCATTGGCGTGATCATCATGCATGCCGATTATTCGCAGGCCCTTGAACAGGATGGCATCAAGGTCACAATCATCCGCTCCGGCAAGAAAAAGGCGGATGGGAACCCGTACGAACCATTATCTGCCGATGTTGCTGACCGCTGGCAGGCGCAGGCCGACCAGATGCGCGACAAATTCGCCGAAACCGTCGCCAAGGGCCGCAAGAACCGGATCACCAAGGCGAAGGCGCTGGCGTCTGAAGCCGATGTTTATGACGCAAAGCAGGCCCTTGCCATGGGTTTGGTGGATGCCATCGGCGATCCCATCGAGGCGTTCGACGCCTTCGTGAAGGAAGTTAACCGGAGTTGA
- a CDS encoding head decoration protein, with protein MTVLTEKLGPGSCIIQEGDHFYSRDVVVVAPGVGVTYPANTVLGKITASGKYAIYNPANNDGSQTVAAILIYPVTGEDEATVLRRHCQVKAPILNWFSGATDNQKTAGITALAALGIIAR; from the coding sequence ATGACCGTCCTGACCGAAAAACTCGGCCCCGGTTCCTGCATCATCCAGGAAGGCGACCACTTTTACAGCCGCGACGTTGTTGTCGTCGCGCCTGGCGTCGGCGTGACATATCCGGCCAACACCGTGCTGGGCAAAATCACCGCTTCCGGCAAGTACGCCATTTACAACCCCGCCAACAATGATGGCAGCCAGACGGTTGCCGCCATCCTCATCTACCCGGTGACCGGCGAGGACGAAGCGACGGTCCTGCGCCGTCATTGCCAAGTCAAGGCACCAATCCTGAACTGGTTCAGCGGCGCCACCGACAACCAGAAAACCGCTGGGATCACCGCACTTGCGGCTCTCGGCATCATCGCGCGATAA
- a CDS encoding phage tail protein, which produces MTDPTFGITINRSANEATTASKAQMSVVGICMPIDKAASADQTAFNTAFPLNTCVKLNSNDTSILALCDQDGGFIDAVEGINDQLGSYQTAATLVVVRVAEGVDDAATMANITGTSVAGTGIFAFLDAGPDVGVYPRLLICPGFTKVHADGAANPVLASLPTVANQILAQVIADGPAGLTDFTDWVENHAGMRIIPVSGGVYATDSTGTDVLRPMSPRVAGLFVRRDYENDGSPFKSIANQTVYGITGVEKNLRFSLTDGSTEGQQILAVHGGIIVRGESGDDFSISDGGFVFIGTDNLSEESVWDQYHKVRGRDFVELTVLRTVRSYLGKYNLTTQTIQSVVNTISTILQNRQSNGDILGFRARFDADKNNASDLRAGHIYVDMQFEEAPVFKRLTVASRPYAAALDATIDEILAAQNA; this is translated from the coding sequence ATGACCGACCCGACATTTGGCATTACCATCAACCGAAGCGCCAACGAGGCGACGACGGCCTCGAAAGCGCAGATGAGCGTCGTTGGCATTTGCATGCCGATCGATAAGGCTGCCAGCGCCGATCAGACGGCGTTCAACACGGCGTTCCCGCTGAACACCTGCGTTAAGCTGAACAGCAATGACACCAGCATTCTGGCGCTCTGCGATCAGGATGGCGGCTTCATCGACGCGGTCGAAGGCATCAACGATCAGCTTGGCAGCTATCAGACGGCGGCCACCCTGGTGGTTGTCCGTGTTGCCGAGGGTGTCGACGATGCGGCGACCATGGCCAACATCACCGGCACATCGGTGGCAGGCACGGGCATCTTCGCCTTTCTCGATGCCGGTCCGGATGTCGGGGTTTATCCCCGCCTGCTGATTTGCCCGGGCTTTACCAAGGTCCATGCCGATGGCGCCGCCAACCCGGTGCTGGCGTCGTTGCCGACTGTGGCCAACCAGATCCTCGCGCAGGTGATTGCCGATGGCCCGGCAGGACTCACCGACTTTACCGATTGGGTCGAAAACCATGCCGGTATGCGGATCATTCCCGTTTCCGGGGGCGTCTATGCCACTGACAGCACCGGCACGGATGTGTTGCGACCGATGAGCCCGCGCGTGGCTGGTCTGTTCGTACGCCGCGATTACGAGAATGATGGATCGCCCTTCAAGTCGATTGCCAACCAGACGGTCTATGGCATTACCGGCGTGGAAAAGAATTTGCGGTTTTCGCTCACGGATGGATCGACAGAGGGCCAGCAGATCCTGGCCGTGCATGGCGGCATTATCGTCCGGGGCGAAAGCGGCGACGATTTCTCGATTTCCGATGGCGGTTTCGTCTTCATCGGCACGGACAATCTGTCCGAGGAAAGCGTCTGGGACCAGTATCACAAGGTCCGTGGCCGCGATTTTGTCGAGCTGACCGTGCTGCGCACCGTGCGGTCCTACCTCGGCAAGTACAATCTGACCACACAGACCATCCAGTCTGTCGTCAACACCATTTCCACCATCCTGCAGAACCGGCAGTCAAACGGCGATATCCTCGGGTTCCGGGCGCGGTTCGACGCGGACAAGAACAATGCCAGCGACCTGCGCGCCGGGCATATCTACGTGGATATGCAGTTCGAAGAAGCCCCGGTCTTCAAGCGTCTGACTGTGG
- a CDS encoding baseplate J/gp47 family protein: MVDLTTLPTPQMLQSIDAEAMITTMATAFVAWAQDNYGVDVTGIVSLEGEPIAVQIEFQAYQRAALYASFNDVLKSNLLAFSAGADLDALAADHGVTRLTGETDAQLRSRIVLADQGSSTAGSEEWYAYQARSVSSEVDAVAVYRTGSGPEIEVAILSTAEGGVPSSALLAQVSAKVTSNAVRCVNDIVSVVSGTKTTVDVVVDVWLLPDTPVAVFDGLEAVLRAALDSEGGFGFDINRAWLIAKLMVSGVSKVSITAPAADVVVDSNSAATFGTITLAYKGRSK, from the coding sequence ATGGTCGATCTGACGACACTGCCGACCCCGCAGATGCTGCAAAGCATCGATGCGGAGGCGATGATTACCACCATGGCGACCGCCTTTGTTGCATGGGCGCAAGACAATTACGGTGTGGATGTGACCGGCATTGTCTCGCTGGAAGGTGAGCCGATTGCCGTGCAGATCGAGTTTCAGGCCTATCAGCGGGCGGCGCTCTATGCGTCTTTCAACGATGTGCTGAAATCCAATCTGCTGGCGTTTTCCGCCGGGGCCGATCTTGATGCGCTTGCCGCCGACCATGGAGTGACCCGCTTGACGGGCGAGACAGATGCGCAGTTGCGGTCTCGGATCGTGCTGGCCGATCAGGGTTCTTCCACGGCAGGGTCGGAAGAATGGTACGCCTATCAGGCGCGGTCCGTTTCGTCCGAAGTGGATGCTGTTGCGGTTTACCGGACGGGCAGCGGCCCGGAAATTGAGGTTGCCATTCTGTCGACTGCGGAGGGTGGCGTGCCATCTTCGGCGCTGCTAGCGCAGGTCTCGGCGAAAGTCACCTCCAACGCGGTGCGGTGCGTGAATGATATCGTGTCTGTGGTGTCCGGCACCAAGACCACTGTTGATGTCGTGGTGGATGTCTGGCTGTTGCCGGATACGCCGGTTGCCGTGTTCGATGGTCTGGAAGCCGTGTTGCGGGCTGCGCTCGATAGCGAGGGAGGCTTCGGCTTCGACATAAACCGGGCCTGGCTGATTGCCAAACTGATGGTATCAGGTGTGTCCAAGGTGTCGATCACCGCGCCCGCCGCCGATGTGGTAGTGGACAGCAATTCGGCGGCGACATTTGGCACGATCACCCTTGCCTATAAGGGCCGCTCGAAATGA
- a CDS encoding major capsid protein, with product MASMDIFRDDAFSMVELSAAVKEVEYVPQLLGSLGIFEEKGVYVRKIAVEKKGDTLSLIPTSPDGAPPRQSTPTTGNIRDFRSVRLADGFTLYASEVAGFRAFGTESELKVVQTEYAERMADVRTNMDLTHEYHRLGALQGKLLDANGTSVIYDYFDEFDIAEPAAIDLALDVDTTDVRGKCHELTRSMARSAKGAFTTATSVHALTGDEFYDTLVNHPKVIRTYENWAAAADLRQNIAFQAFTFGGVTWHNYRGTDDNSTVAIPTDEASIFPVGASNVFKKFVSPADEFMPFVNTKGQDVYAMNIVDKDREAWAKGELYSYPLYMCVQPQVLRRATL from the coding sequence ATGGCATCCATGGACATTTTCAGGGACGATGCCTTCAGCATGGTGGAGCTTTCCGCTGCGGTGAAGGAAGTCGAGTACGTGCCTCAGTTGCTGGGATCGCTCGGCATTTTCGAGGAAAAGGGCGTATATGTGCGCAAGATCGCCGTCGAGAAAAAGGGCGATACTCTCAGCCTGATCCCGACTTCCCCAGATGGCGCCCCGCCGCGTCAGTCCACGCCAACAACGGGCAATATCCGTGATTTCCGGTCCGTCCGCCTGGCTGACGGTTTCACACTTTACGCTTCCGAAGTTGCTGGCTTCCGTGCGTTTGGTACGGAAAGCGAGCTGAAGGTAGTGCAGACCGAATATGCTGAACGCATGGCGGATGTACGGACCAATATGGATCTGACCCACGAATATCATCGCCTCGGCGCATTGCAGGGCAAGCTTCTCGATGCAAATGGCACATCGGTCATTTATGACTATTTCGATGAATTCGACATTGCGGAACCTGCTGCCATCGATCTTGCTCTTGATGTCGATACCACTGACGTTCGTGGCAAATGCCATGAACTGACCCGCAGCATGGCGCGTTCCGCCAAAGGAGCGTTCACGACTGCGACCAGTGTTCACGCTCTCACGGGCGATGAGTTCTATGACACCCTGGTGAACCACCCGAAGGTCATCCGGACTTATGAAAACTGGGCTGCTGCTGCCGATCTGCGGCAGAATATTGCGTTCCAGGCCTTCACTTTCGGTGGCGTCACCTGGCACAATTATCGCGGCACGGATGACAATTCGACGGTTGCCATTCCAACTGATGAAGCCAGCATTTTCCCGGTCGGTGCGAGCAATGTCTTCAAAAAGTTTGTCTCGCCAGCTGACGAATTCATGCCCTTCGTCAACACCAAAGGCCAGGATGTCTACGCCATGAACATCGTAGATAAGGACCGCGAGGCATGGGCGAAGGGTGAGCTTTATTCCTACCCTCTCTACATGTGTGTTCAGCCGCAGGTCCTGCGCCGCGCCACGCTGTAA
- a CDS encoding GPW/gp25 family protein, protein MSTQYGMDPETGKWVSGWDSVVVAIGKLLTTRYFERVLREYVGSPVPTILGQTANVQTILKFRWALVLAIELFEPRFKPTKVTMDALDRKGNSTWTIRGTYRPRAHLGDLTEAGEVSLSFGSDGTSTIIAG, encoded by the coding sequence ATGAGCACGCAATACGGCATGGACCCGGAGACTGGAAAGTGGGTTTCCGGCTGGGATAGCGTGGTGGTTGCCATCGGCAAGCTGCTGACCACCCGATATTTCGAGCGGGTGTTGCGCGAATATGTCGGATCGCCCGTGCCAACCATTCTTGGCCAGACGGCCAACGTGCAGACGATCCTGAAATTCCGCTGGGCCTTGGTGCTGGCGATCGAGCTGTTCGAGCCGCGCTTCAAACCGACCAAAGTCACCATGGACGCGCTGGATCGCAAGGGAAACTCGACCTGGACCATTCGCGGCACCTATCGGCCACGGGCGCATCTTGGCGACCTGACCGAAGCCGGTGAAGTTTCGCTTTCATTCGGTTCTGACGGAACCTCAACCATCATCGCAGGGTAA
- a CDS encoding phage baseplate assembly protein V — translation MSDQVLVNIILELKAEVAGLRRAVQGMQRVGTVHAVDGDTRRLRMKLAGDAGNEFLTPWRPWSEVAGAEKSWRPPSKGQQMILLSPFGDMRQGVAVPLTFSDANGAPSSALDARILSSFGSGLIGFSDNGGVTELHGERVNLAGTDGKRVARLGDRVRVSSGSSAGLWPIVEASEKVFAE, via the coding sequence ATGAGCGACCAGGTGCTTGTCAACATCATCCTTGAGCTGAAGGCCGAGGTTGCGGGCCTGCGCCGGGCAGTGCAGGGCATGCAGCGGGTCGGCACGGTTCACGCTGTTGATGGCGATACTCGCCGTCTGCGGATGAAACTGGCGGGCGATGCTGGCAATGAATTCCTGACGCCATGGCGGCCATGGTCGGAAGTGGCTGGCGCTGAAAAGAGCTGGCGGCCACCATCCAAGGGTCAGCAAATGATATTGCTGTCGCCATTTGGCGATATGCGGCAGGGCGTGGCGGTACCATTGACGTTTTCGGATGCCAATGGCGCGCCGTCTTCGGCGCTTGATGCCCGCATCCTGTCGTCGTTCGGTTCCGGCCTGATCGGGTTTTCCGACAATGGTGGGGTGACCGAATTGCATGGAGAGCGGGTCAATCTGGCCGGGACAGATGGCAAGCGGGTGGCGCGGCTGGGTGACCGGGTGCGCGTATCCAGCGGTTCGTCTGCCGGTCTGTGGCCTATTGTCGAGGCATCGGAAAAGGTTTTTGCCGAATGA